One genomic region from Spirosoma sp. KCTC 42546 encodes:
- a CDS encoding TonB-dependent receptor, producing the protein MSNQLQLRSLLRIFLRHGLYQFVLIATLIPSAWAHKPLTADQLVTGTVLDEKGSPLAGVNIQIKGTTRGTASDAGGAFRIDVPNGSSVLVFSYIGYKKQEVPVNNRSTINVSLEADAGSLEEVVVVGYGTQRRSSLTGAVSTVTPKELTALPVPNVSSALQGRVPGVSVVNNGGPGTSPIVQIRGVGSINYASGPLYVIDGVPTGDLNSFNTNDIESLEVLKDASSAAIYGSRASNGVILITTKKGGRDSKVRITLDSYVGTQSAWHKVDVLNRDQYVQYAKALTSNAGIPTPGRLSDLNQPIYAGATQTFAQTETNWQNELFRNAPIAQHQISLSGGNTVSRFFASGSYFKQDGIMRGSDFERGSLRLNSDHQVAKFLTIGQTLTAAYSNQRNETTGDRSQLMHAIRMMPYWPTMDPTKVGGYSAPTALDGSDPENPLRAPAMDVTRTKFLKAFATVYADVRFTSFLKYRFNYGVDLGFSNGSTFNPIYNDGYVQRTSATVQQVRNTNIAQTITNQLSFDKTFGKHSLSVLAVAETQKVLSTGLTGSGTRPNNDLDVIQGVSNPSITSTRAETDLISYVGRINYDYEGKYLLSASIRRDGSSLFAPGNKWGNFPSASVGWRINQESFMKGMPQLSELKLRASYGRTGFNGINNYAWQSLVQADATAYPFGSANGLGSYFNSLGNTELKWETTDMVNVGLDVGLFNNRITFTGEIYNRFTDGLILAVPIPNSIGYTNAPVANIGSMKNWGYEFQAGYNYAKGDFRGNVSANVGITRNRVLSLATPTASIYAGQNADYGGFDITKTEVGQPIQSFYGWQVDGIFQSQAAINAANGIDGNDQTLYQDKAAPGDIKFKDLNGDGKIDANDRTYLGSYLPKFNYGANFTGSYKNFDFTLYLQGVQGNKIYNGTKVVTQGMLRLFNAGTAVLNAWTPTNTNTDVPRAVSGDPNNNSRTSDRFIEDGSYMRIKNLTIGYTIPVKTLGSLTSGVVSKVRVYVSSQNLLTLTKYTGYDPEIGSRNGTLLRSGIDYANYPQARTFLAGLQLTF; encoded by the coding sequence ATGTCAAATCAACTACAGTTACGTAGTCTATTACGCATTTTTTTGCGTCACGGACTCTACCAATTCGTACTTATAGCGACACTTATACCAAGCGCGTGGGCCCACAAGCCACTTACTGCCGACCAACTCGTTACGGGTACCGTTCTCGACGAAAAAGGAAGCCCCTTAGCCGGGGTAAATATCCAGATTAAAGGCACTACGCGGGGCACTGCCAGTGATGCAGGTGGTGCTTTCCGGATTGATGTTCCAAATGGAAGCTCGGTCCTGGTATTCAGCTACATTGGCTATAAAAAACAGGAAGTTCCCGTTAACAATCGGAGCACGATCAATGTATCGCTGGAGGCTGATGCGGGTTCACTGGAAGAGGTCGTTGTGGTGGGTTATGGTACCCAACGGCGGTCGTCACTAACGGGAGCCGTTTCGACCGTAACACCTAAAGAGTTAACAGCTTTGCCCGTACCGAACGTGTCATCCGCTTTGCAGGGACGGGTGCCGGGTGTATCGGTTGTTAACAACGGAGGACCGGGAACGTCGCCTATTGTACAGATTCGGGGAGTCGGTTCGATTAACTACGCATCGGGGCCTCTCTACGTCATCGACGGCGTACCTACGGGCGATCTCAACAGCTTCAATACCAACGACATTGAGTCGCTGGAAGTACTTAAAGATGCCAGTTCGGCGGCCATTTACGGCTCACGGGCATCGAATGGTGTTATCCTGATTACAACCAAAAAAGGTGGCCGGGACAGCAAAGTACGCATTACCCTCGACTCCTACGTGGGTACACAAAGTGCCTGGCATAAAGTGGATGTGCTCAACCGTGACCAGTATGTGCAATATGCTAAAGCGCTCACCTCGAACGCCGGAATCCCAACGCCGGGTCGTTTGAGTGATTTGAATCAGCCTATTTACGCTGGGGCAACGCAGACATTTGCCCAAACCGAAACGAACTGGCAGAACGAGCTTTTCCGGAATGCCCCCATCGCCCAACATCAGATTTCGCTGTCTGGCGGCAACACGGTTTCCCGTTTCTTCGCGTCGGGGAGTTACTTCAAACAGGACGGTATTATGAGGGGGAGCGATTTTGAACGAGGCTCTTTACGCCTGAATTCCGATCACCAGGTAGCCAAGTTTTTGACGATTGGCCAGACACTGACCGCTGCCTATAGCAACCAGCGTAACGAAACTACAGGCGATCGGTCACAGTTAATGCATGCCATTCGGATGATGCCTTACTGGCCGACAATGGACCCTACGAAAGTAGGTGGATATAGTGCGCCAACGGCCCTTGACGGTTCTGACCCGGAAAACCCGCTCCGCGCCCCAGCCATGGACGTTACCCGAACTAAATTCCTGAAAGCTTTTGCTACGGTCTACGCCGATGTCCGGTTTACCAGCTTTCTGAAATACCGCTTTAATTACGGGGTCGATTTAGGTTTTTCAAACGGTAGCACGTTTAATCCAATTTACAACGATGGCTACGTGCAGCGTACGTCCGCCACTGTGCAGCAGGTACGCAATACAAACATCGCCCAGACAATTACGAATCAGCTTTCGTTTGATAAAACGTTTGGAAAACACTCCCTCAGCGTGCTGGCAGTGGCCGAAACGCAGAAGGTACTGTCTACGGGTCTGACCGGTTCAGGTACCCGACCCAACAACGATCTCGATGTCATTCAAGGTGTTAGCAACCCGTCCATCACCAGCACTCGTGCCGAAACAGACTTAATTTCGTATGTAGGTCGTATCAATTACGATTACGAAGGTAAGTACCTGCTGAGTGCTTCGATTCGCCGGGACGGGTCCTCGTTGTTTGCCCCCGGTAATAAGTGGGGGAACTTCCCATCGGCATCGGTAGGCTGGCGTATCAATCAGGAGAGCTTCATGAAAGGCATGCCGCAACTCTCTGAGTTAAAACTGCGGGCCAGCTACGGCCGGACCGGTTTCAATGGCATAAACAACTATGCCTGGCAATCGCTGGTACAGGCCGATGCCACGGCTTATCCATTTGGTAGCGCCAATGGGTTAGGCTCCTATTTCAACTCGCTGGGCAATACCGAACTGAAATGGGAAACTACCGACATGGTCAATGTAGGCCTGGATGTGGGCTTGTTCAATAACCGCATTACGTTCACCGGCGAAATCTACAACCGCTTTACCGATGGTTTGATTCTGGCTGTTCCAATTCCGAACTCCATTGGGTACACCAATGCGCCCGTTGCCAATATTGGTAGCATGAAAAACTGGGGCTACGAATTTCAGGCAGGTTATAATTACGCGAAGGGTGATTTCCGGGGGAATGTATCGGCCAACGTAGGGATTACCCGCAACCGGGTGCTGAGTCTGGCCACGCCAACGGCATCCATTTACGCAGGCCAGAATGCGGACTACGGCGGATTCGATATTACCAAGACCGAAGTTGGGCAACCCATTCAGTCGTTCTATGGCTGGCAGGTCGATGGTATTTTCCAGAGTCAGGCCGCTATCAATGCGGCAAATGGCATCGATGGAAATGACCAGACCTTGTACCAGGATAAGGCGGCACCGGGCGATATCAAGTTTAAAGACCTCAACGGTGACGGTAAAATTGACGCCAACGACCGGACGTACTTAGGCAGCTACCTACCGAAATTCAACTACGGCGCTAATTTCACGGGCTCTTATAAAAACTTCGACTTTACGCTCTATCTGCAAGGCGTTCAGGGCAATAAGATTTATAACGGCACAAAAGTGGTTACGCAAGGCATGCTTCGCTTGTTTAATGCGGGCACGGCTGTCCTGAATGCCTGGACACCCACCAACACCAATACTGATGTACCACGGGCAGTAAGCGGAGATCCGAACAACAACAGCCGTACATCGGACCGCTTCATTGAAGATGGTTCGTATATGCGGATCAAGAACCTGACGATTGGGTATACGATACCCGTCAAAACGCTGGGCAGCTTAACCAGTGGTGTCGTCAGCAAAGTTCGGGTGTATGTTTCTAGCCAGAACCTGCTGACACTGACCAAGTATACAGGCTACGACCCAGAAATTGGTTCGCGTAATGGAACGCTGCTACGGAGCGGCATCGACTATGCCAACTACCCACAGGCACGCACCTTTCTGGCTGGTCTTCAGCTCACGTTCTAA